The following coding sequences lie in one Eremothecium sinecaudum strain ATCC 58844 chromosome IV, complete sequence genomic window:
- the PRP4 gene encoding U4/U6-U5 snRNP complex subunit PRP4 (Syntenic homolog of Ashbya gossypii AEL269C; Syntenic homolog of Saccharomyces cerevisiae YPR178W (PRP4)) produces MVGLDDLRLDLSHKTESGLTVGETLKKLEFQRQERLSLVPTLDEDVRAVLRWLNKDVVIEGEDNLSRRERLAELLYSSPELLDSYKESPFYVSQDKILDRQGIEAEDEEEEEFYTPASSEFVNARKDIVQYSLARANRRLQNSIEQNKNLNLKEVLLRRRELNKRLKLFELTGTQLLQGGPVSQVAVSPDGKQVITGDWSGQIRILDSQSLELQQTYENGHSDKIGGLDWDPTGQYVLSGAADCLLKLWDTTQSICSHEYSGHTGRVARVKFHPSGKYAASASFDMTWAFWDLEKQVELLSQEGHSKEVFNVCMNGDGSLLASAGLDSIGLIWDLRSGESIMVLDGHEKSIYGLDWSPNGYQVATASADGTIKIWDLRKLGNVGTILAHNSAVVDVRFDKENRPFLISGGYDGKVNIYSSYNWKCQHTLEGHTGRVMSVDISNDLVLYSSGWDRSVKRWTINDK; encoded by the coding sequence ATGGTTGGATTGGATGATCTGAGGCTTGATCTGAGTCACAAGACTGAATCTGGTCTGACGGTTGGTGAAACTCTGAAAAAGCTAGAGTTTCAGAGGCAGGAAAGGTTGTCTTTAGTCCCTACTCTCGACGAAGATGTACGAGCTGTACTAAGGTGGTTAAATAAGGATGTGGTTATTGAGGGCGAGGACAACCTAAGCCGTCGTGAAAGGTTAGCAGAGCTATTATATTCATCTCCGGAGCTATTAGATTCTTATAAAGAGTCTCCATTTTATGTTTCCCAGGATAAAATACTAGATAGACAAGGCATTGAGGCagaagatgaggaagaggaagaatTTTATACTCCAGCTTCTAGCGAGTTTGTTAATGCTCGTAAAGATATAGTTCAGTATTCATTAGCTCGTGCAAACCGTAGGCTTCAGAATAGTATTGAGCAGAATAAGAACCTAAATCTCAAAGAAGTACTACTAAGACGAAGAGAACTGAACAAAAGACTAAAACTATTTGAATTAACAGGCACACAGCTACTGCAGGGAGGTCCTGTTTCGCAAGTAGCTGTGTCTCCAGATGGTAAACAAGTTATAACTGGGGACTGGAGTGGGCAGATTAGGATATTGGACAGTCAATCTTTGGAATTGCAGCAAACTTATGAAAACGGTCATTCAGATAAGATAGGAGGCCTGGATTGGGATCCAACGGGACAATATGTACTCTCTGGAGCCGCCGATTGTTTGCTGAAACTTTGGGATACTACCCAGAGTATTTGTTCCCATGAATACAGTGGACATACTGGACGAGTAGCGCGAGTTAAGTTCCATCCTAGTGGGAAATATGCTGCTAGCGCTTCTTTCGATATGACTTGGGCATTTTGGGACTTAGAGAAACAGGTAGAACTTCTTTCTCAGGAGGGGCATTCTAAAGAAGTTTTCAATGTATGCATGAATGGAGACGGTTCGTTATTAGCAAGTGCGGGGCTTGATTCAATAGGATTAATATGGGATTTACGGTCTGGTGAGTCTATAATGGTCTTAGATGGCCATGAGAAGTCTATTTACGGGCTTGATTGGTCGCCAAATGGTTACCAAGTTGCAACTGCAAGCGCTGACGGAACAATTAAGATTTGGGATTTGAGGAAGCTTGGAAATGTCGGAACAATACTGGCCCACAACAGCGCAGTTGTTGATGTTCGATTTGACAAGGAAAACAGGCCATTTTTAATATCTGGAGGTTACGATGGTAAGGttaatatatatagttCATACAACTGGAAATGTCAGCATACCTTGGAAGGTCATACAGGAAGGGTAATGTCTGTTGACATATCGAACGATCTTGTCCTATATAGTTCAGGGTGGGATAGATCTGTCAAAAGATGGACAATTAACGATAAATGA
- the HDA3 gene encoding Hda3p (Syntenic homolog of Ashbya gossypii AEL270W; Syntenic homolog of Saccharomyces cerevisiae YPR179C (HDA3)), whose product MDLFSILDTAPEPAIVDAKTMGVSGDTSGDYWLPAPMCLYQKELTDQIVSLHYSDILKYFETSDYKEDIVLQSMKTMCLNSQLVATHPYLLIDHFMPKSLLTKDIPVHLAETSGKFAVLRDLLTLVQEYHTNTLIVCRPGRTMDLVEALLLGNKVNIKRYDGQSIKSKQKKTKFPCTCHLLPSETTDASKLVIDENIRLDLMICVDPTVDTSVDYIQRILKLQKPAYRLQSIIPTIRLTVINSIDHCELYFGKKFDRNTREYVVNVSAAMVVLRDVVGTLPPDLRPIYSQNLRYLADWLNIPESPWPLPDIYPIKIYTAMDVERSLLTEVKYSQTNDSLEEAFLSNGKKRLQRYTGQDSIANSEQSYYQVKRLKKDYITNPLKQDMAQLTGISDLKVKSAVNDHLGSDILTHRLIQNMGVVYSNLKIGSKELMHFDMVKFNQGNLLAVHEKNHLDIKTQLEESNRLIEQNESQVEECLRNSDRRRLDIEREEAELQTLLSELAARSPDLKDLVVRIAEASDELKSVKQLITSKDTEMNYIQEEIRRAKQAISENVTDSEQIEQDIKQLEVQLSEEFAKDKGEYELLQKDIAKLREEISTENDSVEATRQQMSDIMQTLRQLQTPRVRSSVNGTKAKNRGYV is encoded by the coding sequence ATGGATCTATTCAGCATTTTAGATACAGCGCCAGAACCTGCGATCGTAGATGCTAAAACTATGGGAGTATCTGGAGATACTTCAGGCGATTATTGGCTACCAGCTCCAATGTGTTTATATCAGAAGGAGCTTACAGATCAGATCGTATCGTTGCATTATTCTGATATATTGAAATATTTTGAAACTTCAGACTATAAGGAGGATATTGTGCTGCAGTCGATGAAAACTATGTGTTTAAATAGTCAGTTGGTTGCTACTCATCCATACCTGTTGATTGATCATTTTATGCCTAAATCACTACTTACCAAAGACATTCCAGTTCATCTTGCTGAAACTAGTGGTAAATTTGCAGTTTTACGGGATTTGTTAACTTTGGTGCAAGAATACCATACAAATACGCTGATTGTCTGCAGACCTGGCCGAACGATGGATTTGGTTGAAGCTTTACTTCTCGGTAATAAGGTGAATATTAAACGCTATGATGGCCAGTCGATCAAGTCCAAGCAAAAGAAGACCAAATTTCCGTGTACCTGTCACCTGTTGCCTTCAGAAACGACGGATGCTAGTAAACTGGTAATAGACGAAAACATCCGATTAGATCTTATGATTTGTGTTGATCCTACAGTTGATACTAGTGTGGATTATATTCAACGTATACTGAAACTACAGAAACCTGCGTATCGGTTGCAGAGTATAATCCCTACTATAAGACTGACAGTTATTAACTCTATTGATCATTGCGAGTTGTATTTTGGTAAAAAATTTGATAGAAATACGAGGGAGTATGTTGTAAATGTGAGTGCTGCTATGGTAGTGTTGAGAGATGTAGTTGGCACCTTGCCTCCTGATTTGAGGCCTATTTACTCTCAAAATCTACGTTATTTGGCAGATTGGTTAAATATTCCCGAATCGCCATGGCCTTTGCCAGATATATACCCGATCAAGATCTACACTGCAATGGATGTTGAGAGGTCGCTATTAACAGAAGTTAAATATAGTCAAACAAACGACTCTTTGGAAGAGGCCTTTCTAAGTAATGGGAAGAAACGCCTACAAAGATATACTGGACAAGACTCAATAGCGAACTCAGAGCAATCATATTACCAGGTGAAACGGCTAAAGAAGGACTACATTACCAATCCGCTTAAGCAAGACATGGCACAATTGACGGGGATATCTGACCTAAAAGTTAAATCCGCTGTTAATGATCATCTTGGCAGTGACATTCTTACTCATAGACTAATCCAGAACATGGGTGTTGTTTACAGTAATCTGAAGATAGGAAGTAAAGAATTAATGCATTTCGATATGGTCAAATTTAACCAAGGAAACCTACTAGCTGTGCATGAAAAAAACCATTTAGATATCAAGACCCAGTTGGAAGAATCAAATAGGCTTATAGAACAAAATGAATCACAAGTTGAAGAATGCCTGCGAAATTCCGACAGAAGGCGTTTAGATATTGAGAGAGAGGAGGCTGAACTCCAAACGCTACTTTCGGAGTTAGCGGCTCGGTCGCCTGATTTAAAAGACTTGGTTGTCAGAATTGCTGAAGCTAGCGATGAGCTGAAGTCTGTTAAACAGCTCATTACTTCTAAAGACACAGAAATGAACTATATACAGGAAGAAATTAGAAGGGCTAAGCAAGCTATAAGTGAGAATGTCACAGACAGTGAACAAATAGAACAAGACATAAAACAGCTGGAAGTTCAGTTGAGTGAGGAGTTTGCAAAAGATAAGGGAGAATACGAGCTCTTACAGAAGGATATTGCAAAGTTGCGTGAAGAAATATCCACTGAAAATGATAGTGTGGAAGCAACCCGTCAACAAATGAGTGATATAATGCAAACTCTAAGACAGCTACAGACACCTAGAGTAAGGTCATCTGTGAACGGTACTAAGGCTAAGAATAGAGGATATGTATAA
- the AOS1 gene encoding E1 ubiquitin-activating protein AOS1 (Syntenic homolog of Ashbya gossypii AEL271C; Syntenic homolog of Saccharomyces cerevisiae YPR180W (AOS1)) produces MASDNKLDNDEVALYDRQIRLWGIAAQARIRDAKILLINFGPLGAEVAKNIVLSGVGLLRILDHHKVVEEDLGFQFFLSKEDVGEWRVKAAQSRLHEMNPRTKLEIDKEALDDKDKGYFSYFDLIVATDCTKTQLQKLNEITRSIGVPLYAAGLHGLFGYIFVDLIKFDATEERLHDVNTPDTQKKVLSDRRELIRVEKRRDEEEKKEYEVLTTRNTYKPFGKMLEEASLVGKLTNRQIKKLQNALPLMLASFSFDSKWDGVSLDDFKSAVKATCLKLGAVYENVTEEYIQAFLDQAGVDFVPVAAVVGGALSQDVINVLGKKQSPLNNFIVLDGITLDMQIFEL; encoded by the coding sequence ATGGCGTCTGATAATAAGTTGGATAACGATGAAGTTGCTCTATATGATAGGCAGATTAGGTTATGGGGTATAGCAGCTCAGGCTAGAATCAGAGATGCCAAGATTTTACTAATAAATTTCGGTCCATTAGGAGCAGAAGTTGCCAAAAACATTGTATTGAGTGGCGTCGGTTTACTTCGAATATTAGATCATCATAAAgttgttgaagaagatcTTGGGTTCCAATTCTTTCTAAGCAAAGAGGATGTTGGGGAGTGGAGAGTCAAGGCTGCCCAGAGTAGATTACATGAGATGAATCCAAGAACTAAGTTAGAGATAGATAAAGAAGCATTGGATGACAAGGATAAAGGTTATTTTAGTTACTTTGATCTAATTGTTGCTACAGATTGCACTAAGACGCAGTTGCAAAAGTTAAATGAGATAACTCGCTCAATTGGTGTTCCGCTCTATGCGGCTGGTTTACACGGACTATTTGGTTACATATTCGTGGATTTGATTAAATTTGATGCTACTGAAGAGCGGCTCCATGATGTCAATACTCCTGATACTCAAAAAAAGGTTCTTTCTGACCGTCGAGAATTGATACGGGTGGAAAAAAGACGAGATGAGgaggagaagaaggaatATGAGGTCCTCACCACTCGAAACACTTACAAGCCGTTTGGTAAAATGTTGGAAGAGGCTTCTTTGGTGGGTAAGCTGACAAACAGGCAGATTAAGAAGCTTCAGAATGCTCTTCCTTTAATGTTGGCATCGTTTTCGTTTGATAGTAAATGGGACGGAGTTTCACTTGATGACTTCAAGAGTGCGGTTAAAGCTACATGCTTGAAGTTGGGTGCAGTGTACGAAAATGTAACTGAGGAATATATACAGGCATTTTTAGACCAGGCAGGAGTTGACTTTGTACCTGTCGCGGCAGTTGTGGGAGGTGCTCTTTCTCAGGATGTTATAAATGTGCTGGGGAAGAAGCAGTCTCCATTGAATAACTTCATTGTTCTGGATGGGATAACCCTGGACATGCAGATATTTGAGCTTTAA
- the SEC23 gene encoding GTPase-activating protein SEC23 (Syntenic homolog of Ashbya gossypii AEL272W; Syntenic homolog of Saccharomyces cerevisiae YPR181C (SEC23)), with product MDFEQNEELNGIRFSWNVFPASRTDANKNVVPVGCLYTPLKEYEDLSVVAYNPVVCGGPQCKAVLNPYCEIDIRSNVWACPLCGTRNHLPQHYANMTQETMPAELSSTTIEYITNRPVQIPPIFFYIVDVTAEEENLQALKDSIITSLSLLPPNALFGLITYGNVVQLHDLSCTAIDKCNVFRGDKEYQLQQLVEMLTGEKNTGNIPAGPQTKITPFSLNRFFLPLEHVEFKLTQLLENLKPDQWTIPPGHRPLRATGSALNIATLLLQSCYKNCAARISLFSSGPGTVSPGMIVTSELKDPLRSHHDIDSDNAKHYKKACKFYNHVAERAADNGHTIDIFAGCYDQVGMSEMKKLTDSTGGVLLLTDAFSTAIFKQSFVRLFSKDEEEYLTMAFNGSMCIKTSPDLKLQGLIGHATPFKVDAQNVSDSEIGIGGTSTWKMASLAPRHTYAVFFEIANTAAAANIMGDRPKLAYTQFITAYQHASGTNRVRVTTVANQMLPFGNPAIAASFDQEAAAVLMARIAVDKAESDDSADVIRWMDRTLIKLCQKYADYNKADPRSFRLSPNFSLYPQFIYYLRRSQFLSVFNNSPDETAFYRHIFTSEDTTNSLIMIQPTLTSFSMEEEPQPVLLDSVSVKPNTILLLDTFFYILIYHGEQIAQWRKAGYQDDPQYTDFKSLLEEPKLEAAELLVDRFPLPRFIDTEAGGSQARFLLSKLNPSDSYQNQSTAGSTIVLTDDVSLQNFMIHLQDVCVNGQN from the coding sequence ATGGATTTCGAACAAAATGAAGAGCTTAACGGGATCCGTTTCTCTTGGAATGTTTTTCCAGCCTCCAGGACGGACGCAAATAAAAATGTTGTCCCCGTTGGGTGTCTTTACACGCCATTGAAGGAATATGAGGACCTTTCGGTAGTTGCCTATAATCCAGTTGTTTGTGGAGGACCTCAATGTAAAGCAGTGTTGAACCCATACTGTGAGATTGATATTAGATCTAATGTATGGGCGTGTCCACTGTGCGGAACGAGAAATCATTTACCGCAGCACTATGCGAACATGACTCAAGAAACAATGCCAGCTGAGTTGAGTTCCACTACGATTGAGTACATCACTAACCGTCCGGTTCAGATTCCTCCTATATTTTTCTATATTGTGGATGTTACTGCGGAGGAAGAAAATTTGCAAGCTTTGAAGGATTCCATTATAACTTCACTTTCGCTACTGCCTCCGAATGCGCTATTTGGGCTCATTACATATGGTAATGTTGTGCAACTTCACGACTTATCTTGTACTGCAATTGATAAATGTAATGTTTTTAGGGGTGATAAGGAGTATCAGCTGCAGCAGCTGGTTGAAATGTTAACAGGTGAGAAAAATACGGGAAACATACCAGCTGGGCCACAGACTAAGATTACGCCATTTTCCTTAAACAGATTTTTCCTTCCATTGGAACATGTTGAGTTTAAGTTAACTCAATTGCTAGAAAACTTAAAGCCCGACCAATGGACCATTCCTCCGGGGCATAGGCCATTGAGAGCTACTGGTTCGGCATTAAACATTGCAACTTTGCTTTTACAGAGTTGTTACAAGAACTGTGCTGCTCGTATTAGTTTGTTTTCTTCCGGTCCAGGTACGGTTAGTCCAGGTATGATTGTTACTTCTGAATTGAAGGATCCGTTGAGATCTCACCATGATATAGATTCCGATAACGCTAAGCACTACAAGAAAGCTTGTAAATTTTATAACCATGTGGCAGAACGTGCTGCTGATAACGGGCATACAATTGACATTTTTGCAGGTTGTTACGACCAAGTTGGTATGTCTGAAATGAAGAAGTTGACAGATTCCACTGGTGGTGTTCTATTGTTGACAGATGCATTCTCTACTGCAATTTTCAAGCAATCTTTTGTTAGATTATTCTCaaaggatgaagaagagTACTTAACGATGGCTTTCAACGGCTCTATGTGCATTAAAACTAGTCCAGATTTGAAACTTCAGGGATTAATTGGTCATGCAACTCCATTTAAAGTTGACGCACAAAACGTAAGTGACTCTGAGATTGGTATTGGTGGCACATCAACCTGGAAAATGGCTTCGCTTGCTCCTCGCCACACTTATGCTGTGTTCTTCGAAATAGCAAACACCGCTGCTGCTGCCAATATCATGGGTGATAGGCCAAAGTTGGCATATACTCAATTTATAACAGCATACCAACATGCTTCCGGAACAAACCGTGTTAGAGTGACTACCGTAGCAAATCAAATGTTGCCGTTCGGAAATCCAGCAATTGCTGCCTCGTTCGATCAAGAAGCAGCCGCTGTTTTAATGGCTAGAATTGCCGTTGACAAAGCTGAATCCGACGACAGTGCAGATGTCATTAGGTGGATGGATAGGACATTGATCAAGCTTTGTCAAAAGTATGCTGACTACAACAAAGCTGACCCTAGATCTTTCCGATTATCTCCAAATTTTTCATTATACCCTCAATTCATTTACTATTTGAGAAGATCTCAATTCCTTAGCGTTTTTAACAACTCTCCTGATGAAACTGCATTCTACAGGCACATCTTTACCTCCGAGGATACTACAAATTCTTTAATTATGATCCAACCTACCTTAACATCATTCTCTATGGAAGAAGAACCCCAACCAGTGCTATTGGATTCTGTCTCAGTGAAACCAAATACCATCTTGCTGTTAGACACTTTCTTCTACATTCTAATTTACCACGGTGAACAAATTGCTCAATGGAGAAAGGCTGGCTACCAGGACGATCCACAATATACAGATTTCAAGTCCTTATTGGAAGAACCTAAACTAGAAGCTGCTGAATTGTTAGTCGATAGATTCCCATTGCCTAGATTTATTGATACAGAAGCCGGTGGTTCCCAGGCCAGATTTTTATTATCTAAGTTGAATCCTTCTGATAGTTATCAAAACCAGTCTACAGCAGGTTCCACCATCGTTTTGACTGATGATGTTTCCTTGCAAAACTTCATGATTCATTTACAAGATGTATGTGTTAATGGTCAAAACTAA